The Molothrus ater isolate BHLD 08-10-18 breed brown headed cowbird chromosome 9, BPBGC_Mater_1.1, whole genome shotgun sequence genome includes a region encoding these proteins:
- the DNAI4 gene encoding dynein axonemal intermediate chain 4, which translates to MQGPRPPRARPGAGRAPSSRRTSTASSASLGKAPQSQGALQVFDEQGKNVTPQPLFQPDPNAARTHGSSTSTTKPGLDETEPQEDPDLSLSAEQEEGEAALTEAELEQRVEVLLSETDTLWMLDLPTALVSTEAEEAPRVLERNKIYTEICEAKIDSEYFEEKIVQTFSGAAKTKEVQCETITVAEKGMMVTPWDLDNPLDVSETEPAETEKPETPAGKSSTSATAEEQGQAGAVPSATESAAPARSHEEQECHSGAILTSAKLQQDLVVMERILMENIFQPKLAVYRQIPVLMEPVVTSDAEVEEDEEDEEEKQEEAAEPAEGPAEGAGPRLELLWSYRCDLTRGHSVSSMAWNKVNPDLLAVGYREFVSRDKKKGLACCWSLKNPMWPERIFRCEDGVTAVDFSQARPHLLAVGTASGRVAVYDVRSRQDTALLDSSASLNKHKGPVWQLKWVEQEGGATAGDKEERLMCISGDGRMTQWFIQQRLDCSDVMQIKRTETEKKKLPGERERKSEGPISQQAAGMCFDFHPKDTDIFLAGTEEGHIYCCTCSGKEQILGTYRGHEGPVYKVAWNPTSTDMFLSCSADWSILLWHRDSHTPLLTFTSVTAFVHDIKWAPQSALIFAAVNEKRVEIWDLSVSIFDPVLSCAASPEGNLSSLLFASNAECLLLGDSCGQVGVWLLPSLAVPSTDQVGSLYDIVAPAGAV; encoded by the exons ATGCAGGGGCCGCGGCCTCCGCG GGCGCGGCCAGGAGCCGGCAGAGCCCCGAGCTCCCGCAGAACTTCCACGGCTTCCTCGGCTTCCCTGGGAAAAGccccccagagccagggagccctgcag GTTTTTGATGAGCAAGGGAAGAATGTGACACCCCAACCCCTCTTCCAGCCAGACCCAAATGCTGCCAG GACACATGGAAGCAGCACATCAACAACCAAGCCTGGCTTGGATGAGACAGAACCTCAAGAAGACCCAGATTTGAGCTTGTCTG cagagcaggaggagggggaggcagccctgacagaggcagagctggagcagagggtggAGGTTCTGCTGTCGGAGACAGACACGCTCTGGATGCTGGACCTGCCCACGGCCCTCGTGTCCACCGAGGCAGAGGAGGCTCCCAGGGTGCT GGAGAGGAATAAGATTTACACAGAGATTTGTGAGGCTAAAATTGACAGTGAgtactttgaagaaaaaatcGTGCAaaccttctctggagctgccaaAACCAAGGAGGTGCAATGTGAGACCATCACCGTGGCAGAGAAAG GGATGATGGTGACTCCCTGGGATTTGGACAATCCACTGGATGTCTCAGAAACAGAAcctgcagagacagaaaaacctgaaaccccagcagggaaaagcagcacatctgccacagctgaagagcagggtcaggctggggctgtcccttCTGCCACAG agagtgctgctcctgccaggagccacGAGGAGCAGGAATGCCACTCAGGAGCGATCCTAAcctcagcaaagctgcagcaggatttaGTTGTCATGGAGAGGATTCTCATGGAGAACATTTTCCAGCCCAAGCTCGCAGTCTATCGGCAGATTCCTGTCCTCATGG AACCTGTTGTTACCTCAGATGCCGAGGTGGAAGAAGAcgaagaggatgaggaggagaagcaggaggaggcagcagagccagctgaaGGCCCAGCAGAAGGGGCAggccccaggctggagctgctgtggtcaTACAGGTGTGATTTAACCAGGGGGCACAGCGTGAGCAGCATGGCTTGGAACAAAGTGAACCCT GATCTCTTGGCAGTTGGTTACAGGGAGTTTGTTTCTCGGGATAAGAAGAAAGGCCTGGCTTGCTGCTGGTCACTGAAGAACCCCATG TGGCCAGAGCGCATTTTCCGCTGTGAGGACGGCGTCACCGCGGTGGATTTCTCCCAGGCCAGGCCCcacctgctggcagtggggacagccagTGGCCGTGTGGCCGTCTACGACGTGCGCAGCCGCCAGGACACCGCGCTGCTGGACAGCAG TGCATCCCTAAATAAACACAAAGGTCCTGTGTGGCAGCTGAAGTGGGTGGAACAGGAAGGAGGTGCAACAGCAGGTGACAAAGAGGAGAGACTGATGTGCATCTCGGGAGACGGGCGGATGACCCAGTGGTTCATTCAGCAAAGGCTGGATTGCTCTG atgTGATGCAAATCAAGCGAACagaaactgagaagaaaaaattaccaggtgagagagaaaggaaaagtgaaGGTCCCATATCACAACAGGCAGCTGGAATGTGCTTTGACTTCCATCCAAAG gATACTGATATTTTTCTTGCTGGAACAGAAGAGGGACACATCTACTGCTGCACTTGCTCAGGCAAGGAGCAGATTCTGGGCACATACAGAGGCCATGAG GGCCCTGTGTACAAAGTTGCCTGGAATCCCACCAGCACAGACAtgttcctcagctgctctgcagactgGAGCATCCTCTTGTGGCACAGGGATTCCCACACCCCCCTTTTAACCTTCACTTCTGTCACAGCTTTTGTTCATGACATCAAGTGGGCTCCACAATCAGCCCTCATCTTCGCAGCAGTGAATGAGAAGAGGGTGGAGATCTGGGATCTGAGTGTCAGCAT CTTCGACCCggtgctgtcctgtgctgccagccctgaaGGGAACCTGAGCTCCCTGCTGTTTGCCAGCAATGCCGAGTGCCTGCTCCTGGGGGACAGCTGTGGCCAGGTGGGggtgtggctgctgcccagcctggctgtccccagcaccgACCAG GTTGGCTCCTTGTATGACATTgttgctcctgctggagctgtttaA
- the INSL5 gene encoding insulin-like peptide INSL5, whose translation MRGTLLALGCLALLLLAREGRGEGSKVRLCGRDFIRAVVFTCGGSRWRRDRALRESENPQHFPHEDEGDADFSPHPEPRLGIHREEPQDVKPEQDLQNTSTVPVLSKREAAKLLATSCCNVGCSRTEISSLC comes from the exons ATGAGGGGcaccctgctggcactgggctgcctcgctctcctgctcctggcacgggaagggagaggggaagggagcaAGGTGAGGCTCTGCGGGAGAGACTTCATCAGAGCCGTGGTGTTCACCTGCGGCGGCTCGCGCTGGAGACGGGACCGCGCCCTGCGGG AGAGTGAAAACCCCCAGCATTTCCCACACGAGGACGAAGGTGATGCTGACTTCTCACCACACCCAGAGCCGAGGCTGGGGATCCACAGAGAAGAACCCCAGGACGTCAAACCCGAGCAAGACTTGCAAAACACCAGCACAGTTCCTGTGCTCAGCAAGCGTGAGGCAGCCAAGCTGCTCGCCACATCCTGCTGCAAcgtgggctgcagcaggacagagatcagctccctgtgctga
- the DYNLT5 gene encoding dynein light chain Tctex-type 5 — MEGAESPAEPGSGPARRFPVAAVEEILRDVLGSALRERRYEPGPCREAAKDIAEVVKARVKALVVPRYKIVVVAHIGQLGGQSLQISSRCLWDPESDTFSSYVFKNTSLFAVANVYGVYFE; from the exons ATGGAGGGCGCTGAATCCCCTGCCGAGCCTGGCTCGG GGCCTGCCAGGCGCTTCCCGGTGGCGGCGGTGGAGGAGATCctgagggatgtgctggggagcGCCCTGAGGGAGCGGCGCTACGAGCCGGGGCCGTGCCGGGAGGCGGCCAAGGACATCGCCGAG GTCGTTAAGGCGCGGGTCAAGGCGCTGGTGGTGCCCAGGTACAAGATCGTGGTGGTGGCACACATTGGGCAGCTGGGTGGGCAGAGCCTGCAGATCAGCAGCAGGTGCCTCTGGGATCCCGAGAGTGACACCTTTTCCTCCTACGTGTTCAAGAACACCTCGCTGTTTGCTGTGGCAAATGTCTATGGTGTGTATTTTGAatag